In Pleurocapsa sp. PCC 7319, the following are encoded in one genomic region:
- a CDS encoding Ycf66 family protein, with amino-acid sequence MLSYALAIVVAVSSLILFSTAFLMSDIHRQDDFFWSGVGLIYALVLWFCARNITGAVLLGQTAAVAVLVSSNWQTLKLRKAIAHPEKAAELNNFSVLRAVNDLLSRKKSPAPAVVNDSTADKVVEQEVAIPEQASPETAAQESENQVTTNAENASDSQDRQANAEKNNQSGLIGKLFGRKKQVAITDTKLDEVLEEKGQEQVTVDKADDTTPVSEEKTTAPAENVDQVIPVEEKTVAQVDTQKPTEDQEVELAKQTEIIEEKPENQAETITSEVTSSDTPLATKENQLEEKIARQDHEDDVSPSSEVKVEDNLESEIAPPSQPEVKDFSDPEITSPQASEATQTTETTSIQSETAENNQDESPTIAESEVKSVAENNPVEVKENIETIDSKSKESPLDSLETVEVAEVLEAVPEDISTNQNDDQSNIIEVTTTEINIATESTKTDHKHDHDFGSEGSKDS; translated from the coding sequence ATGCTTTCATATGCCCTGGCGATCGTCGTAGCCGTAAGTAGTTTAATCTTGTTTTCAACAGCTTTCTTAATGTCAGATATTCATCGGCAAGATGACTTTTTTTGGAGTGGGGTAGGGCTAATTTATGCTTTGGTACTGTGGTTTTGTGCCAGGAACATCACAGGAGCAGTATTGTTAGGACAAACTGCTGCTGTCGCCGTGTTGGTTTCCTCTAATTGGCAAACTCTAAAATTAAGAAAGGCGATCGCTCATCCCGAAAAAGCAGCTGAATTAAATAATTTTTCAGTCTTAAGAGCGGTTAATGATTTATTAAGCCGTAAAAAATCTCCAGCCCCAGCTGTTGTAAACGATTCAACTGCTGATAAAGTTGTAGAACAAGAAGTAGCTATTCCAGAGCAAGCATCCCCTGAAACAGCAGCACAAGAGTCAGAGAATCAAGTTACAACTAATGCAGAAAACGCTTCTGATTCTCAAGACAGGCAAGCTAACGCCGAGAAAAATAATCAATCAGGATTAATTGGTAAACTATTTGGCAGGAAGAAACAAGTTGCCATTACTGATACAAAGCTTGATGAAGTTTTAGAAGAAAAGGGACAAGAGCAAGTAACAGTAGATAAGGCTGACGATACAACTCCTGTATCAGAGGAAAAAACTACTGCACCAGCAGAAAATGTTGATCAAGTTATCCCTGTTGAGGAGAAAACAGTTGCCCAAGTAGATACTCAAAAGCCAACAGAAGATCAAGAAGTAGAACTCGCCAAACAAACGGAAATCATTGAGGAGAAGCCAGAAAATCAGGCAGAGACAATAACCTCAGAGGTAACTTCTTCTGATACTCCCCTAGCAACTAAAGAGAATCAGCTTGAAGAAAAAATAGCCAGACAAGACCATGAAGATGATGTATCTCCTAGCTCAGAAGTTAAAGTTGAGGATAACTTGGAGTCAGAAATAGCCCCACCTTCTCAGCCTGAAGTTAAGGATTTCTCTGATCCAGAAATAACTTCACCCCAAGCTTCCGAAGCAACACAAACCACTGAAACAACATCGATTCAGTCAGAAACAGCGGAAAATAATCAAGATGAATCCCCTACTATTGCCGAATCTGAGGTTAAATCAGTAGCAGAAAATAATCCTGTTGAAGTCAAAGAAAATATAGAAACAATTGACTCCAAATCGAAAGAATCACCCTTAGACTCACTAGAGACAGTAGAGGTAGCAGAAGTACTCGAAGCAGTTCCCGAAGATATTTCTACTAATCAAAATGACGATCAATCAAATATCATTGAGGTGACTACTACAGAAATAAATATAGCCACTGAATCTACAAAAACAGATCATAAACACGATCACGATTTCGGGTCTGAAGGCTCAAAGGATAGTTGA